In the genome of Streptomyces pactum, one region contains:
- a CDS encoding Lrp/AsnC family transcriptional regulator, whose product MQDEQMANFDARPPARPLDAIDRDILRMLQTDGRASIRSVAERVHVSRANAYARMNRLLDDGVIRGFSARVDQERAGQGASAYITLKIVQNSWRTVREELRKLPGAAHIALVSGDFDVLLLVHTADNRSLRELVLTRIQSIPDVLSSRTLLVFEETDLATEV is encoded by the coding sequence ATGCAGGACGAACAGATGGCCAACTTCGACGCCCGGCCACCCGCGCGACCGCTGGACGCCATCGACCGGGACATCCTGCGCATGCTCCAAACGGACGGCCGGGCCTCGATACGTTCCGTCGCCGAGCGGGTACACGTCTCGCGCGCCAACGCCTACGCGCGGATGAATCGCCTGCTCGACGACGGTGTGATCCGGGGGTTCTCGGCGCGGGTCGATCAGGAACGCGCCGGGCAGGGCGCTTCGGCGTACATCACGCTGAAGATCGTCCAGAATTCCTGGCGGACCGTCCGCGAGGAGCTGCGCAAGCTCCCCGGGGCCGCGCACATCGCCCTGGTCAGCGGGGATTTCGACGTGCTGCTGCTGGTGCACACGGCGGACAACCGCTCACTGCGCGAGCTGGTGCTCACCCGTATCCAGTCGATCCCGGACGTGCTCAGCAGCCGGACGCTGCTGGTCTTCGAGGAGACCGACCTGGCCACCGAGGTGTGA
- a CDS encoding TetR/AcrR family transcriptional regulator: protein MTMTKRDTYTPESLLAVAVEVFNERGYDGTSMEHLSRAAGISKSSIYHHVKSKEELLRLAINRALDELFAILQEPGAARGRAVERLEYVTRRTTEVLIAELPYVTLLLRVRGNTGTERWAMERRREFDHQVAELLRQAAADGDLRADVDARLATRLLFGMINSIVEWYRPGRGNSASSDEVAEAVVTTAFAGLRT from the coding sequence ATGACCATGACGAAACGCGACACCTACACGCCGGAATCGCTGCTCGCGGTCGCGGTCGAGGTGTTCAACGAGCGAGGCTACGACGGCACGTCGATGGAGCACCTCTCACGTGCCGCCGGAATCTCCAAGTCCTCCATCTACCACCACGTCAAGAGCAAGGAAGAGCTGCTGCGCCTGGCGATAAACCGGGCGCTGGACGAGCTGTTCGCCATCCTCCAGGAGCCGGGAGCGGCCAGGGGCCGGGCGGTCGAGCGCCTGGAGTACGTCACCCGGCGGACCACCGAGGTGCTGATCGCGGAGCTGCCCTACGTCACCCTCCTGCTCCGGGTGCGCGGCAACACCGGCACCGAGCGGTGGGCGATGGAGCGCCGGCGCGAGTTCGACCACCAGGTGGCCGAGCTGCTCCGGCAGGCCGCCGCCGACGGGGACCTGCGCGCCGACGTGGACGCGCGGCTGGCGACCCGGCTGCTCTTCGGGATGATCAACTCGATCGTGGAGTGGTACCGGCCCGGCCGTGGCAACTCGGCGAGCAGCGACGAGGTCGCGGAGGCCGTGGTCACCACGGCGTTCGCCGGTCTGCGGACCTGA
- the pdhA gene encoding pyruvate dehydrogenase (acetyl-transferring) E1 component subunit alpha has product MTVLEQPGAYRPTPPPAWRPRLDPAPLLPDPEPVRLLGTPAAADLDPGLLTRLYRELVRGRRYNAQATALTKQGRLAVYPSSTGQEACQVAAAMVLEERDWLFPSYRDTLAAVVRGLDPAQALTLLRGDWHNGYDPREYRVAPLCTPLATQLPHAVGLAHAARLKGDDVVALAMVGDGGTSEGDFHEALNFAAVWQAPVVFLVQNNGFAISVPLAKQTAAPSLAHKAVGYGMPGRLVDGNDAAAVHQVLGEAVRRAREGGGPTLVEAVTYRLDAHTNADDATRYRAEEELTAWRAHDPIDLMEAELKGRDLIDEDGMAAAREAAEDMARALRDRMNDDPVLEPMELFEHVYAEKTGQLREQAAQLRAELDAESQEGER; this is encoded by the coding sequence ATGACGGTTCTTGAGCAGCCCGGTGCCTACCGGCCGACTCCCCCGCCTGCCTGGCGGCCCCGTCTCGACCCGGCGCCGTTGCTGCCGGACCCCGAGCCGGTGCGGCTGCTCGGCACCCCGGCCGCCGCGGACCTCGATCCCGGGCTGCTGACCAGGCTCTACCGGGAGCTGGTCCGCGGCCGACGGTACAACGCGCAGGCCACCGCCCTCACCAAGCAGGGCAGGCTCGCCGTCTACCCCTCCTCCACCGGCCAGGAGGCGTGTCAGGTGGCCGCCGCCATGGTGCTGGAGGAGCGGGACTGGCTCTTCCCCAGTTACCGGGACACGCTGGCGGCCGTGGTCAGGGGGCTGGACCCGGCGCAGGCGCTGACCCTGCTGCGGGGGGACTGGCACAACGGCTACGACCCGCGCGAGTACCGGGTCGCGCCGCTGTGCACCCCGCTCGCCACCCAGCTGCCGCACGCCGTCGGGCTCGCCCACGCCGCCCGGCTCAAGGGGGATGACGTGGTGGCGCTGGCCATGGTCGGTGACGGGGGCACCAGTGAGGGCGACTTCCACGAGGCGCTGAACTTCGCCGCGGTCTGGCAGGCCCCGGTGGTCTTCCTGGTCCAGAACAACGGCTTCGCGATCTCGGTGCCGCTGGCCAAGCAGACCGCCGCCCCGTCCCTGGCGCACAAGGCCGTGGGGTACGGCATGCCCGGCCGGCTGGTGGACGGCAACGACGCCGCCGCGGTCCACCAGGTCCTGGGCGAGGCGGTCCGCCGGGCACGCGAGGGCGGCGGTCCCACCCTGGTGGAGGCGGTCACCTACCGCCTCGACGCGCACACCAACGCCGACGACGCCACCCGCTACCGCGCGGAGGAAGAGCTGACGGCATGGCGCGCCCACGACCCGATCGACCTGATGGAGGCCGAGCTGAAGGGCCGCGACCTGATCGACGAGGACGGCATGGCCGCCGCGCGGGAGGCGGCCGAGGACATGGCCAGGGCACTGCGCGACCGGATGAACGACGACCCGGTGCTGGAGCCGATGGAGCTCTTCGAGCACGTCTACGCCGAGAAGACCGGCCAGCTGCGTGAGCAGGCGGCGCAGCTGCGCGCCGAGCTGGACGCCGAATCCCAGGAGGGGGAGCGATGA
- a CDS encoding dihydrolipoamide acetyltransferase family protein, which translates to MTVVREFALPDLGEGLTEALIVRWLVEVGDVVTVDQLVVEVETAKAMVEVPCPYGGVVTARFGEEGTELPVGAPLLTVAVPSGDGPAGGEPSAPAAGDGPAADSGGSEGSGNVLVGYGTGAPAARRRRVRPAGPVPAGAAGHAPRRNASPGPVEAAPVTVRQPDGTTPAGPGAPAAGTGTAGSGDGSPAARAAVPVLDAPGGAAGDGAGSGTEPVPVISPLVRRIAREHGIDLRRLRGSGPEGLILRVDVERAVSRTAGGVSTAPAGALTAMAAGTPGSGAAAGLPSAPGRPAEEQRIPLRGLRGTVADKLTRSRTEIPDATCWVDADATELLAARAAMNAAGGPKVSLLALLARICTAGLARFPELNSTVDTAAREIVRLPGVHLGFAAQTDRGLMVPVVRDAHTLSAEQLGAEMARLTEAAREGRLSPAELTGGTFTLNNYGVFGVDGSTPIINHPEAAMLGVGRIIPKPWVHEGELAIRKVVQLSFTFDHRVCDGGTAGGFLRYVADCVEQPAVLLRTL; encoded by the coding sequence ATGACGGTGGTACGTGAGTTCGCCCTCCCCGACCTCGGGGAAGGGCTCACCGAGGCGCTGATCGTGCGCTGGCTGGTCGAGGTGGGCGACGTGGTCACCGTCGATCAACTGGTCGTCGAGGTGGAGACCGCCAAGGCGATGGTCGAGGTGCCGTGCCCCTACGGCGGCGTGGTGACCGCGAGGTTCGGCGAGGAGGGCACCGAGCTTCCGGTGGGCGCCCCGCTGCTCACGGTCGCGGTCCCGTCCGGTGACGGCCCGGCCGGCGGTGAACCGTCCGCGCCCGCCGCAGGTGACGGTCCCGCCGCGGATTCCGGCGGGAGCGAGGGCTCGGGCAATGTGCTCGTCGGGTACGGCACCGGCGCTCCCGCGGCGCGTCGGCGCCGGGTCCGCCCGGCGGGTCCGGTACCGGCCGGTGCGGCCGGGCACGCCCCCCGGCGGAACGCCTCACCGGGGCCGGTGGAAGCGGCGCCCGTGACGGTGCGGCAGCCGGACGGCACCACGCCGGCCGGGCCGGGCGCGCCGGCCGCCGGGACGGGTACGGCCGGTTCCGGGGACGGTTCGCCCGCAGCGCGGGCTGCGGTCCCGGTTCTCGACGCCCCGGGTGGGGCCGCCGGGGACGGCGCGGGCAGCGGCACGGAGCCGGTGCCGGTGATCTCGCCGCTGGTGCGCCGGATCGCCCGCGAGCACGGCATCGACCTGCGGCGGCTGCGTGGCAGCGGTCCCGAGGGTCTCATCCTCCGCGTCGATGTCGAACGGGCCGTGAGCCGGACCGCGGGCGGTGTGTCCACGGCACCGGCCGGGGCCCTCACGGCCATGGCCGCGGGTACGCCGGGGAGCGGGGCGGCCGCAGGGCTTCCGTCCGCGCCCGGCCGGCCCGCCGAGGAACAGCGGATACCGCTGCGCGGCCTGCGCGGCACGGTGGCGGACAAGCTCACCCGCAGCCGTACCGAGATCCCGGACGCGACCTGCTGGGTGGACGCCGACGCCACGGAGCTGCTGGCGGCCCGCGCGGCGATGAACGCCGCGGGCGGCCCCAAGGTGTCGCTGCTCGCCCTGCTGGCCAGGATCTGTACCGCGGGGCTGGCCCGCTTCCCCGAGCTCAACTCCACCGTGGACACCGCGGCACGGGAGATCGTCCGGCTGCCGGGCGTGCACCTGGGTTTCGCGGCACAGACCGACCGCGGCCTGATGGTCCCGGTGGTGCGGGACGCCCACACCCTCAGCGCCGAGCAACTGGGCGCGGAGATGGCGCGGCTGACCGAGGCGGCCCGGGAGGGACGGCTCAGCCCCGCCGAGCTGACCGGCGGCACCTTCACCCTCAACAACTACGGGGTCTTCGGGGTGGACGGCTCCACGCCGATCATCAACCACCCCGAGGCGGCGATGCTCGGCGTCGGCCGGATCATCCCGAAACCGTGGGTGCATGAGGGCGAGTTGGCGATACGCAAGGTGGTGCAGCTGTCGTTCACCTTCGACCACCGGGTGTGCGACGGCGGCACGGCCGGGGGCTTCCTGCGCTACGTGGCCGACTGCGTCGAACAACCGGCGGTGCTGCTGCGCACCCTGTAA
- a CDS encoding alpha-ketoacid dehydrogenase subunit beta, producing MTTAAVETARKPATMAQALGRALRDAMAEDPAVHVLGEDVGTLGGVFRITDGLAKEFGDHRCTDTPLAEAGILGTAVGMAMYGLRPVVEMQFDAFAYPAFEQLISHVSRMRNRTRGALPMPITVRVPYGGGIGGVEHHSDSSEAYYMATPGLHVVTPATVADAYGMLREAIASDDPVVFLEPKRLYWSKADWSADRPEPVAPIGRAVVRRPATGQGSPVSLITYGPSLPVCMEAAEAARAEGWDLEVVDLRSLVPFDDETVCASVRRTGRALVVHESPGFGGPGGEIAARITERCFHHLEAPVLRVAGFDIPYPPPMVERHHLPGVDRVLDAVARLQWESEWTEGSAD from the coding sequence ATGACCACCGCGGCTGTTGAGACGGCCCGTAAGCCCGCCACCATGGCCCAGGCGCTGGGCCGGGCGCTGCGTGACGCGATGGCGGAGGATCCGGCGGTGCACGTCCTGGGTGAGGACGTGGGGACGCTCGGGGGTGTGTTCCGGATCACCGACGGGCTGGCGAAGGAGTTCGGCGACCACCGGTGCACCGACACCCCGCTGGCCGAGGCGGGCATCCTGGGCACCGCGGTCGGCATGGCGATGTACGGGCTGCGACCGGTGGTCGAGATGCAGTTCGACGCCTTTGCCTACCCGGCGTTCGAGCAGCTCATCAGCCATGTGTCCCGGATGCGCAACCGCACCCGCGGCGCGTTGCCGATGCCGATCACCGTGCGGGTGCCCTACGGCGGCGGGATCGGCGGGGTGGAGCACCACAGCGACTCCTCCGAGGCGTACTACATGGCCACCCCCGGGCTCCACGTGGTCACCCCGGCCACCGTCGCCGACGCCTACGGGATGCTCCGCGAGGCCATCGCCTCCGACGACCCGGTGGTCTTCCTGGAGCCCAAGCGCCTGTACTGGTCCAAGGCGGACTGGTCCGCCGACCGGCCCGAGCCGGTCGCCCCGATCGGGCGCGCGGTGGTGCGACGGCCGGCCACCGGCCAGGGCAGCCCGGTCTCCCTCATCACCTACGGCCCGTCGCTGCCGGTGTGCATGGAGGCGGCCGAGGCGGCCCGCGCGGAGGGCTGGGACCTCGAAGTCGTCGATCTGCGCTCGCTGGTGCCCTTCGACGACGAGACGGTGTGCGCCTCGGTACGCCGGACCGGCCGGGCACTGGTGGTCCACGAGTCTCCCGGGTTCGGCGGTCCCGGCGGCGAGATAGCCGCCCGGATCACCGAACGCTGCTTCCACCACCTGGAGGCACCGGTGCTGCGGGTGGCCGGATTCGACATCCCCTACCCGCCGCCGATGGTGGAGCGCCACCACCTGCCGGGTGTGGACCGGGTGCTGGACGCCGTGGCCCGCCTCCAGTGGGAGTCGGAGTGGACCGAAGGGAGCGCCGACTGA
- a CDS encoding 3-hydroxyacyl-CoA dehydrogenase — protein sequence MTANVDRDQGRGIAPDSTVAVVGTGTMGQGIAQVALLAGHHVRLHDVAPGRARTAVEAITARLDRLVAKGKFSAAARDDAAARLRPVGELAALADSALVVEAILEDLGAKQQLFTALESVVAEDCLLATNTSSLSVTAVAGALRRPGRCVGLHFFNPAPLLPLVEVVSGFATDREAADLAYGTAAAWGKTPVRCADTPGFIVNRVARPFYAEAFRVYEEGAADPATIDAVLRESGGFRMGPFELTDLIGQDVNEAVTRSVWESFFHDPKFTPSLAQRRLVESGLHGRKSGRGWYDHGEGAERPEPHTAGPARPPASVVVRGALPGPAAVLPALIEEAGIAVRYAEGESPVIVLPGGAQLCLADGRPPAEQPGVVQFDLALDYRSASRVAVCAAAATDPALVEEAVGLFQALGKSVSVIGDVPGMIVARTVAMLADFAADAVAKGVASEEDVDTAMRLGVNYPKGPLEWGAQVGHGTVRRLLAELHRCFPTGRYAPSSGLVRRAYAAENVVPS from the coding sequence ATGACTGCGAACGTCGATCGGGACCAGGGCCGGGGGATCGCACCGGACAGCACCGTCGCCGTCGTCGGCACCGGCACCATGGGACAGGGGATCGCGCAGGTCGCCCTGCTCGCGGGGCACCACGTGCGGTTGCACGACGTCGCGCCGGGGCGCGCCCGGACCGCCGTGGAGGCGATCACGGCGCGGCTGGACCGCCTGGTGGCCAAGGGGAAGTTCTCCGCCGCGGCGCGTGACGACGCCGCGGCGCGGCTGCGGCCCGTCGGGGAACTCGCCGCGCTGGCCGACTCCGCCCTGGTCGTCGAGGCGATCCTGGAGGACCTGGGCGCCAAGCAGCAGCTGTTCACCGCGCTGGAGTCGGTGGTGGCCGAGGACTGCCTGCTCGCCACCAACACCTCCTCGCTGTCGGTGACCGCCGTCGCGGGCGCGCTGCGCCGCCCGGGCCGCTGCGTCGGCCTGCACTTCTTCAATCCGGCGCCGCTGCTGCCGCTGGTCGAGGTGGTGAGCGGGTTCGCCACCGACCGGGAGGCCGCCGACCTGGCGTACGGGACCGCCGCCGCCTGGGGGAAGACACCGGTGCGGTGCGCGGACACCCCGGGATTCATCGTCAACCGGGTCGCCCGTCCCTTCTACGCGGAGGCGTTCCGTGTGTACGAGGAGGGCGCCGCCGACCCGGCCACCATCGACGCGGTGCTCCGCGAGTCCGGCGGATTCCGGATGGGGCCGTTCGAGCTGACCGACCTGATCGGGCAGGACGTCAACGAGGCGGTGACCCGTTCGGTGTGGGAGTCCTTCTTCCACGACCCGAAGTTCACCCCCTCGCTGGCGCAGCGCCGGCTGGTCGAGTCCGGGCTGCACGGCCGCAAGTCCGGGCGCGGCTGGTACGACCACGGCGAGGGCGCGGAGCGGCCCGAGCCGCACACCGCGGGCCCGGCCCGGCCGCCCGCCTCGGTCGTGGTGCGCGGTGCGCTGCCCGGTCCGGCCGCCGTCCTGCCCGCCCTGATCGAGGAGGCCGGGATCGCGGTGCGGTACGCGGAGGGGGAGTCGCCGGTGATCGTGCTGCCGGGCGGCGCCCAGCTGTGCCTCGCCGACGGCCGGCCGCCGGCCGAACAGCCCGGGGTCGTCCAGTTCGACCTCGCCCTGGACTACCGTTCGGCATCGCGGGTCGCCGTGTGTGCCGCGGCGGCCACCGACCCGGCCCTGGTCGAGGAGGCGGTCGGCCTCTTCCAGGCGCTGGGCAAGAGTGTCAGCGTGATCGGTGACGTCCCGGGCATGATCGTGGCCCGCACCGTCGCGATGCTGGCCGACTTCGCGGCCGACGCCGTGGCCAAGGGGGTGGCCTCGGAGGAGGACGTGGACACCGCGATGCGGCTGGGCGTCAACTACCCCAAGGGCCCGCTGGAGTGGGGCGCCCAGGTGGGCCACGGCACCGTCCGTCGCCTCCTGGCCGAGCTGCACCGGTGCTTCCCGACCGGCCGCTACGCGCCGTCGTCCGGCTTGGTCCGTCGTGCGTACGCGGCCGAGAATGTGGTTCCCTCATGA
- the paaN gene encoding phenylacetic acid degradation protein PaaN produces MTVALSTAQLIEKHRPTLDQALDAIRTRAYWSPHPEHPKAYGEGGSLAAHEGQAAFDALRGTRLDLGQPGTDGWTGDEVSPFGIELGVEYPHPDVDALLPAMRAGMPAWRDAGPEARAAVCLEILARISARTHEFAHAVMHTTGQAFMMAFQAGGPHAQDRGLEAVAYAFAEQTRTPGAADWSKPQGKRPPLELRKSFTAVPRGVSLLIGCNTFPTWNGYPGLFASLATGNPVLVKPHPRAVLPLALTVKIAREVLDEAGFDPNLVALAAERPEEGLAKTLATRDEIRIIDYTGSTVFGDWLEANARQAQVYTEKAGVNTVIVHSTDDYQGMLGNLAFSLSLYSGQMCTTPQNLLIPRDGITTDAGDKTYDEVVADLAAAVDSLLGDEARATALLGAIVNPQVGGRLDMAPELGEVALASRAVTHPDFPGATVRTPVIVKQDGARKQWDGTDADAPYLAECFGPVSFTVAVDSVEDAVALLRRTVRDRGAMTVGAYTTSDEVERLVEEACLEECAQLSLNLTGGVYVNQTAAFSDFHGSGGNPAANAALCDAAFVANRFRMVEVRRPA; encoded by the coding sequence GTGACCGTCGCACTCAGCACAGCGCAGTTGATCGAGAAGCACCGTCCCACCCTCGATCAGGCCCTGGACGCGATCCGCACCCGCGCGTACTGGTCCCCCCACCCGGAGCACCCCAAGGCGTACGGCGAGGGCGGCAGCCTGGCCGCGCACGAGGGGCAGGCGGCCTTCGACGCGCTGCGCGGCACCCGGTTGGACCTCGGCCAGCCCGGCACCGACGGCTGGACCGGCGACGAAGTCTCGCCCTTCGGCATCGAACTGGGCGTGGAGTACCCGCACCCCGACGTCGACGCGCTGCTGCCGGCGATGCGGGCCGGGATGCCGGCCTGGCGGGACGCCGGCCCGGAGGCGCGGGCCGCGGTCTGTCTGGAGATCCTGGCGCGGATCAGCGCCCGCACCCACGAGTTCGCGCACGCGGTGATGCACACCACCGGTCAGGCGTTCATGATGGCCTTCCAGGCCGGCGGCCCGCACGCCCAGGACCGCGGGCTGGAGGCGGTGGCGTACGCCTTCGCCGAGCAGACCCGCACCCCCGGTGCCGCCGACTGGTCCAAGCCCCAGGGCAAGCGGCCCCCGCTGGAGCTCCGCAAGAGCTTCACCGCCGTCCCCCGCGGTGTCTCGCTGCTCATCGGGTGCAACACCTTCCCCACCTGGAACGGCTACCCCGGGCTGTTCGCCTCCCTCGCCACCGGCAACCCGGTGCTGGTCAAGCCGCACCCCCGCGCGGTGCTGCCGCTGGCGCTGACCGTCAAGATCGCTCGCGAGGTGCTGGACGAGGCGGGATTCGACCCCAACCTGGTCGCCCTGGCCGCCGAACGCCCGGAGGAGGGTCTCGCCAAGACGCTCGCCACCCGGGACGAGATCCGCATCATCGACTACACCGGATCCACCGTCTTCGGTGACTGGCTGGAGGCCAACGCCCGCCAGGCCCAGGTGTACACGGAGAAGGCGGGCGTCAACACCGTCATCGTCCACTCCACCGACGACTACCAGGGCATGCTGGGCAACCTGGCGTTCTCCCTCTCGCTCTACAGCGGCCAGATGTGCACCACCCCGCAGAACCTCCTGATCCCCCGGGACGGCATCACCACCGACGCCGGTGACAAGACCTACGACGAGGTGGTCGCCGATCTGGCCGCGGCGGTGGACAGCCTGCTCGGTGACGAGGCGCGTGCCACCGCGCTGCTCGGCGCGATCGTGAACCCGCAGGTCGGCGGCCGGCTCGACATGGCTCCGGAGCTGGGCGAGGTGGCCCTGGCCTCCCGTGCCGTGACGCACCCCGACTTCCCCGGCGCCACCGTGCGCACGCCGGTGATCGTCAAGCAGGACGGCGCCCGCAAGCAGTGGGACGGAACGGACGCCGACGCCCCGTACCTCGCCGAGTGCTTCGGCCCGGTGTCCTTCACCGTCGCCGTGGATTCGGTGGAGGACGCGGTGGCGCTGCTGCGCCGCACGGTACGGGACCGGGGAGCGATGACCGTCGGCGCGTACACCACCTCCGACGAGGTCGAGCGGCTGGTGGAGGAGGCGTGCCTGGAGGAGTGCGCCCAGCTGTCCCTCAACCTGACCGGCGGGGTGTACGTCAACCAGACCGCCGCCTTCTCCGACTTCCACGGCTCGGGCGGCAACCCGGCGGCGAACGCGGCGCTGTGTGACGCGGCCTTCGTCGCGAACCGTTTCCGGATGGTGGAGGTGCGCCGCCCGGCGTGA
- a CDS encoding NTP transferase domain-containing protein, whose amino-acid sequence MSAGGYDAVILAGGAARRLGGADKPGLSVGGRTLLDRVLGACADAARTVVVGPRRPTVRAVRWVRETPPGGGPLAALDAGLRESTGSVVVVLSADLPFLTGRTVAELRGSLADGGAEGVLLTDHDGREQPLVAAYHAEPLRRELALLAAEHGGLRGLPLRLLTDELSTGRLHHPWASFDCDTWEDIGAARTRIREHGRVLDEWITAVKSELGIDLEVDTAGLLNLARDAAHGVARPAAPLTTFLVGYAAALRGGGPEAVAEAMHKANALAARWAEEGGAPERSSE is encoded by the coding sequence ATGAGCGCGGGTGGATATGACGCGGTGATCCTCGCAGGCGGTGCTGCACGGCGGCTCGGCGGTGCCGACAAGCCAGGCCTCAGCGTCGGCGGCCGGACCCTGCTGGACCGGGTGCTCGGTGCCTGCGCGGACGCGGCCCGGACCGTGGTGGTGGGTCCGCGGCGTCCGACGGTGCGGGCGGTGCGGTGGGTCCGCGAGACGCCGCCGGGCGGTGGGCCGCTGGCCGCGCTGGACGCCGGGTTGCGCGAGTCCACCGGCTCCGTCGTCGTGGTGCTCTCGGCCGACCTGCCCTTCCTCACCGGGCGGACGGTCGCGGAGTTGCGGGGCAGTCTGGCGGACGGCGGTGCCGAAGGCGTGCTGCTGACCGATCACGACGGGCGGGAGCAGCCCCTGGTCGCCGCCTACCATGCCGAGCCCCTCCGCCGGGAGCTGGCACTGCTCGCCGCCGAACACGGCGGCCTGCGGGGACTGCCGCTGCGGCTCCTCACCGATGAGCTGTCCACCGGCCGCCTCCACCACCCCTGGGCCTCGTTCGACTGCGACACCTGGGAGGACATCGGCGCGGCCCGCACCCGGATCAGGGAGCATGGGCGTGTGCTGGACGAATGGATCACCGCAGTGAAGTCCGAACTCGGTATCGACCTGGAGGTGGATACGGCCGGTCTGCTCAACCTCGCCCGGGACGCGGCGCACGGTGTGGCGCGCCCGGCGGCGCCGCTCACCACGTTCCTGGTGGGGTACGCCGCGGCCCTGCGCGGCGGCGGCCCGGAGGCGGTGGCGGAGGCGATGCACAAGGCGAACGCCCTGGCCGCCCGCTGGGCGGAGGAAGGCGGGGCGCCGGAGCGGTCGTCGGAATGA